tgtttctgtgccagcaccatactgttttttaaacaggcattcactcattttatttttttaactcattaatttattctctgctgctgtgtgtggactttctctagctgtgctgagtgggggcttctctaATTCAGCATGTGGGCTGCTCGTTAccggggcttctcttgttgctaaccatgggctctaggcacacaggcttcagtagttgtggcccacaggcttatttgccccacagcacgtggaatcttcccagaccagggactgaatctgtgtctcctgcctcggcaggtggattcttaaccactggaccactagggaaggccagtaccatactgttttgattactatggcTTTGTGGTATAGTTAGAAACCGGGAGTTGTAGCCAGCACCAAACATCTCTTCAAACCTTTAAGGAACAAAAACTTTTCAAAGGTGCACTCTTGGCTGTTTCTCAACTCGCACAAGCCATTTTTGGTTTAAGGCCCATTATTTTTAACCAGTTGTCAGAGGGAGAAAACGATTACTGAGCTTAGAGTCTGACCTGGAATTGAAGGCTTATTCAAATTTCACTTTGGGTAATTTAGCAAATCAAATAAGTCATCTTAAAGGACAGAGAAACATGGGATAATGTTCAGCATCatgaattttatcatttaattttgtcTATTAGTTCATCAATAGAACTGAGTTAAATAATCCTTTGCaatttatagaacattttcacatcttctttcattttaaaggttAGAGATCAGATGCTGCAATtcagaaaacattattttattgtgTGACTTTATTGGTGTAGTCAAATTGCATGTCTTATCTTCCATCTGCTCTAATGTTCTTTGACAGAAAAAAGGTCGTGACTGTCTCTCTTTCAGGGAAGAAACGGCAAGTGTTGATGATTAACGAACAAAATGCAGCCTTACAGGAATCTGCTTCACTTACAGATGCGCTCATCCTTTCTCAGCCTTATGGTTCTCGATTATATGTAACTCTGAGAGCTCAACACCTAACCCCTCCTCAGAACCTCTTTATCAAGTGGTGAAGCAAGAGCAAGCATCACCGTTGTTTTATTGCTGGAGAAATGGACCCATAAACAAGCACTCATGCAGTCAAGGGTGGAGCCCAGACAAATGAAAGGCTTTCACCAGACATTTACCAGAATTGGTGGGCGGTTTCCCAAGCCCTGGAGTAAATGGGCCAGTACGACCTCCGTCGCTGCAAGCTTTGTCCTCCTGCCGCTGTTCTGGGTCCTTTTCCTCCTCACACAGCCTCCTGTCTCCCTCTAGACACCTATTGTCTTTAGGCTCTCTCCACCTTTAGTTCATCGCAGATCTTCTCCTTGAGGCAGGAAAATAGTATCAGCTTGTTCACCCTAAGTTATAAAAGCCTCTTGGGAGGTTGTGTTATCAGCCCTTACTTTTGGAACCCGGAACCCTGGGTGTTGAGTGAGGAGTCCCTTCAGGTGGATGGCGGGGAGAGGAAGCCCCTGGATGCTAGGGTGTAAGGTGAGGGCACCATGGGGTAACAAGGGGTGGCTTAGGAGCTCTGGGTCAAGTTTAAATCCTgccgctcccctccccaccccccggaAACCTAACcactttctgggcctcagtttacgCATCTGTAAGGGGGACCTACTCTCCCGACTGTGACGATTAGAAAAGAATAATACGGGCCCTGCACCTGGCTTGCTTGCTAGGTTAATTCAGctcttctcctctccccacccttggCAGTGtgtttgggagggaggggtgcCAGAGAAAGTCGCCCTTACTGTTGGGGTGATCGCGTCTCCTTTTCAAAATTCACATCCTCTTCGGAGGGGCCCTTGTTTGGCAAGCGGGGTCCCCGCCGGGCTTATCGCGCTTCATACCCGACCTGGAGGCTGGGCTTTGGGTCTGAAAAGGTGGCTGGCGAAGAGCAGAAGGCGCCAGAGCggagcgggggcggggtgggcggAGGGCCGGGCGGAGTCCGGGAACCTCCGCGCTTTCGGTCTACTTAAGGGAGGGCTCGGGGGAGGGGGCGCACTCGGCCGGTCGGTAGAAGGAGTCGCCGCGCGCGCCGCGGGTCCTGGAGCCCGCAGTTTCCGTAGCCCCTGTAGCCCCCGACTGGGCTGCGTCTGCGTCCCTCTCCCCCTCGGTCTTGTCGCCCCGTCCCCCACCCCAAGCCCCCCGCTCAGTAGGTGCAGCGCAGCCGGCGAGCGCCCTCCGCGGCTGCGGCGCGGTGAGCGAACGTGGCAGTCGGCGGTGGGCGTCCCGCCATCCCGGGCCTCCGCGGGCTCGAGCGCGTTAACCCCGTGCCGCGCTGAGAAAGCGAAGGGAAGTTCACGGACACTCGAAACCCAAGGTACCTGCCAGGTGGCGGTCTggggggcgcgggggcggggTGAAGTGGGGCTGCGTCGTGTCTATTTATCCCCTGGAGAGAGAAGCTCTGTCCAGGAGTCTTCCGGAGCTTTGCAGGGAAAGTCATCACCTGCTCCTCCCTCTGGCTCGGCTTCGGGCAGACGCTCGAGCGATTATTTACGGCGTGATTTTAGCTTTACAATATAGAGGAATATTTATAAATAGAGCGGAGGAGCACTGACAGGAACTATTGGGATGCGTGTTCCTTGTACTTTTCTGTGCTTTGCAAAGTACCCCCCCTCCACCTTtagtaaatagaaaataagtgTAGCGGTGAGCTACACTTCATTTATGAAGTGTAGCTTACCGCTCGATTGCGTGTACACCTGCCTTGCTTCAGCCTGCTTGGTTACGAAAATAACGTAATCCGTGGTTTTCTGGGACTTTGTCTAGCTTTCAGATTGAAAGGAATTTCCCAAATTTTTCGGAGCTTGAGTACACACTGAGCCTCGCAGCGGAAGTCCGCTGCCACGGAGAATCCGACGCAGCAATTTTGGCTGGAAACAAGCCAATCAGGCAGAGTGGGAGAAAGACACCATCTCTGGGGGGAAAATCCTGAGCTTTTACTAAGGCTTTCCTCCTGCTGATTTTGGTTTTTACGACTCTTTTAGCAAGACCTGTTGCTTAACTAAGTATTGATTCTGCTCAACGTTCCGTTTGTCTTCAGAGCCACACTGCTGGGTGATGACCTGGTGCGGAGGGTCAGGATAGGTGTTTTTTGCTGTGCTTCCAAGTTTTCTCGTCCTTACCGGTTAGCTCAGTATCAGCAAAGTTATTGTGTTGATTTGTTAACACAAATATTACTGTATGCCACACATCATTCCAGTGTTTTACAGCTTTTTGATAGAGAACATGGTTTACCAGCTTTGATGATAATCTCTAATTCCATTTAGTTCCATAAAAATCAGGGGGTTTGTGACCTCCcagttggctcagatggtgaagaatctgcctgcaatgcgggagacccaggtttgatccctgggtggggaagatcccttggagaagggcatggcaacccactccagcattcttgcctggagaattccatggacagaggaccctggcgggctacagtccatggggtcacaaagagtcagacacgactgagtgactaacactttctgacTTTGTAAAGAAAATACTTGTTATATGTTTGAATAGATATTAGATGCACATGGTATAAAATCCCACAGGTACAGAGTGTGCAGTGGAATGCCTCCTTTCCACCCCCTACTCCAGGTTCCCTCTCTAGAAGCTCCCTCACTATAAGCTCTTGTTCTTAGGTTTCTTTGATAACTTAGGCCAAACAGATTTGAAAAAGCTACTTTTGAGCACCTGCACACTagtgattatttaaataaaaaagccaccaattttatcattttgattttttttttgttagtttctgtctttgtttttctcctgaccACTCTGAAATGTCAGAGATTCAGGTCACTTTGTACAGGGAACTTGCAGCTCTGGAAATTAATGAATAGCTTAGTTTCTAAGTTCCCTGAAGTCTGAGACCATGGTTCACTAACTTTGGAGCTCCCTAACCAGCCACCATAATTACTAGCGACACCCCAACATACATACATCAGGCTTAAGGATAACTGATACTCGCTGTAATCTGGTGTTTCACAGCCTCTTCTCCTACGAGGAGGCAGTAACAGTACATTTTTCTTCTCAACACTAGATTCCTGGTGTCTTGCTAGTTTTGGTACACCCGCCCCATGGCCCTCTTCCCTGCTGATTGGCTGCTATAGTTTGTGAAGTAACTGGTAACGGAGTAGTGATGTTTGTAGTTGGCAAGAGAGTGTGCATTTCTGCTGTGTTTGAATCCTCCTTTTGGCAGGGATTTGTGACCTGGGCTACCTAGCTAAACCCTGAGACTTAGCTCCCTCATCTGTGACGTGGTGATTTTGACCGGTTATTTTGAAAAGCAGatagtatcaataacctcagatatgcagatgacaccacccttatggcagaaagtgaagaagaactgaaagtgaaagagaagagtgaaaaagttggcttaaagctcaacattcagaaaactaagatcatggcatctggtcccatcacttcatggcaaatagatggggaaacagtggaaatagtggctgactttatttttttgggctccaaaattgctgcagatggtgatttcagcaatgaaattaaaagacacttactccttggaagaaaagttatgaccaacctagacagcatattaaaaagcagagacatcactttgtcaacaaaggtccatctagtcaaggctatggtttttccagtggtcatgtatggatgtgagagttggactataaaggaagctgagtgccgaagaattgatgcttttgacctgtggtgttggagaagactcttgagagtcctttggactgcaaaatccaaccagtccatcctgaaagagatcagtcctgggtgttcattggaaggattgatgttgaagctgaaactacacctaatgcgaagagctgactcatttgaaaagaccctgatgctgggaaagattgagggcaggaggagaaggggacgacagaggatgagatggttggatggcatcaccgacttgatggacaggggtttgggtggactccaggagttggtgatggacagggaggcctggcgtgctgcaattcatggggttgcagagtcagacatgactgagtgactgaactgatactgatgtATAAAGAgctagcactgtgcctggcatatGAAAGGCATACAGTAAGTGGCAGTCTTGTTACTGTTGGGCTCTGTAATCATTTCATATATTCATAAGAAAGGTGAGTGTGTATGTTAGGGAACATCATGGCTCAGTAACTGCTTAGAAGGAGGGTTCATTTGCTGCTCATAAGTCTCTATGGTTCTGTCTTTAGCCCTcacctttgagaccccatgcttAGCTGTTCCTTCCGTGGCACTGATGTGGCATATGGAAGGAGGAGAGACAGGTCTATCTACATAGTGGTTTTTAAAACCTACCCTTGGAAATAAGCTTGCATGTTCCTTCCATTCACATTTCTTTAATATGGTTGACACTGGAATGGGAAGTATCATTTTTCCAAAGGGGCAGAACTAGTAGGGATAGGTCTGGTAGTGAGGGGCAGCAGATGGTAACACAGTCTACCTCAGTGTTTGCTGGAGGGTCACAGTTGTGAAACCAGAAGTTCATCAAAAGCTGAGAATTGATTCACCCGATTTATAACCAAAATGCCAGAGTTTTCCTCTGCAGTGAATAATATATCTGCCCTGGGTAACTAGGCATCAAGTGTATAGGGCAAAATTTTCTTGATGGTGGATTTGCTCAAAAGACTAAATTCTAAGCTAATAGGTTATATAAAGATCACAAGAACAAAAGTTGGGTGCTACCAAAAGACAGTATCCAGAATATACTGCGTTTTAAAATCCAGGTCTCCTTTTGGAACTGTTACTGTGTAAAGCCCAAGAATGCATTTGAGTGATGGCAGTGTAGCCCAGACAAGGCGGACATCATGATGATAGATTCTTGCTCTTTTTaggctttttactttttaacagcGAATTCTTTTCTTGTCAGCCACTAATTGCATCATCTCATGACTTGTTATAATTATTCTCCTTTAAGCTGTCTGCTTCTTGAATAATGACTTTATTATTGTaattaaagtattttcaaatcaTGGTGATTAACCAGTTCTAACTGCAGTGTGTTAACTGTTGCTGCCTTTGGTTTCATAGCAATTTTTACTACTCTTGCCCCAAGATTTTGAgtattcttctctttttctgcttATAGCTGGGCATTTGTTGTCTGATTGGCTAAGGCAATATGATATAATAATGTTAAGAAAGAACTTATtatgaaagcaaattaaaaatatatttctaaatcaataaaaaattttgcTTTGTTACATCATTTGTTGAGTAATTCAATAAACTGAGTTTGATTTTTAGCAATACAACTatgcaaaacagaagaaaagattgtactttaaaagtaaacaccatggaaagaaaacattctgtttttttcctgtttagcAAGCATAATTTTTATAGCAATATCTAATATAGATGGCAGACAAAACCCAGTAAAACTCCAGATTACCTTAAGACTGTTGCTGCCCAAACCCCACTATAAATACTATATAGTATTTACAGAATGCAGGGAGCACTCAGTATCATTCCATCTCCTGGTGTAATTTACCACCGCACTAGTTTAAAGGAATTCTATGCAGCTGTTTAAGATTGAGGTATATTTACGTGTATAGATAAATGGAAACAAATCACCCACTTGTattattaactgaaaaaaatgcaagGTCTAGAACTAAATACAGTATGTTCCTATTTGTgtaagaaaattttttctttgtagaaaatgTGTATGTCTTTGAACACGAAGTGTTGCTTGTTGGGTAAATAATTCTGTAAGGATAAAACCAACTTTTACAATGGTTGGCtctgaaagagttaaaaaaaatgattaggTCAGAGAGGGAAGATACTTAAAAAGATCCTTTTTTaagcatttgaatttttaaaatcatgtgcaTGTAATTCTTTTAAAGCGAAGTAGTTTTAAAGTGGCAGTTTTGTGTCAAACCTTTCATAGATTTTAGTAACtaactgttttgttttgctgcttAAGCTACTCCACTGACTATTTAAGGTACATACAGTGAAGTgggggagaagacaatggcaccccactccagtactcttgcctggaaaatcccatggacggaggagcttggtgggctgcggtccatggggtcactaagagtcggacacgactgagcgacttcacattcactttccacttttatgcactggagaaggaaatggcaactcactccggtgttcttgcctggagaatcccagggacaggggagcctggtgggctgccgtctgtggggtcgcacagagtcggacacgactgaagcgacttagcagcagcacagtaagTGGAGGAAAGGTCACCACAGGGCCATGCAACTCTAGAGAGATGTGGTTAAGAACAGTTAGATTGTGCTGCTTGGGGTAAATGACAGTTTGTCTGTCCAGTCATTAGGAACCATTGACAAAAACAAATAACTCCAGTATGAGTACAGACTATGATATTTAGAACTACCTTGTGgaaattgattatttttttaaataaaaagtgtataatgtctaaatttaaaaattgtagaaTATTTAAAGCACTTACTTTTTTACCCCTTTACCTACTAGAAATCTAAATCAGGATATAAAGGACAAATGTTGCAGTTACTTTGTTTCTAATGTCTACATTTCTTTAGTCAGGATAATACATGGTAAAAATCACAGAAGCCTTTCTCTGACAGTTATTCATACTGTTCCAtccaaaataatacaaaattcataatacattaaattttaatttagctAGTAAACTGTAGGTTTTCCTTATATGTATATCCTCTGAGGATTTAAACCAAagggattcttttaaaaaaaaattcacttatttttaattggaagataattgctttaccatgttgtgttggtttctgccacatatcGATATGAATCAgtatacatatttcccctcccgcttgaaccttcctcccacctcccacccccgaAGAGAGTCTTTATTCCTGATTTTCTTCCTAAAGTACAGACAGCTGTTCTATTTGGTCTGGGCCCAAGTCATCCTATTTAAATGAGAAAGGAACTGAAGTCTCTGTATGCTTCCCCCCACTAAATCATTTTATCAATAGTCATTCCTTGTTATTGTCCAGATTATGTCTTACTGTCAAattggaaatgaaagagaagaaaatataatgtaCCAGTTCATATGGGGCTTGGTATAAGATTTCACATATCTACTAGTTAAATGAAAGCATATTGCTTATGTATTGTTTTCTTAAAGTCTAAATCAGTTACCTATTGGAAAGCTTTTCATCAAAATATTGGAATCAAAGATCTCAGAATCTGATCTCTGGGGTGAACTAATGTGCTGATTTAATTGTTGCAGGCAGGTCAGATTCTGGTGCTCATCATGTCCAGTTTTGAGGATGCGGACACAGAAGAGATGGTAACTTGTCTCCAGATGACTCTTTACCATCCTGGCCACGAGCGAAGTGGAATATTCCGATCAATAAAGTTTTTTAACCGAGAGAAACTCCCCACCAGCGAAGTGGTGAAATTTGGCCGAAATTCTCACACCTGTAATTATATCTTTCAGGACAAACAGGTTTCTCGAGTTCAGTTTTCTCTACAGGtgtttaaaaagtttaatagTTCAGTTGtctcttttgaaattaaaaatatgagtaaGAAGACCAGTCTGCTTGTGGACAACAAGGAGCTGGGCTACCTAAATAAAATGGATCTGCCAGACAAATGCATGATTAGGTTTGGCGACTATCAGTTCCTGGTGGAGAAGGAAGATGGAGAGTCATTAGAATTTTTTGAGATTCAGTTTTCTTTGTCGAAAAAACCTCTCCTGCAAGAAAACAACTGGCTTTCCCAGGAGCCCATACCTGAGTGTGGCAGCTATTCATCCTGTTTGACTCAAAACAATTCTCCCATGGAAGTGGGTGAAAATGAGTGGTAAATGCTGAAAGCTAAGAGAATTATGAAGGACGAAGAACTCTGTACTCGTTTTATAGGCATTCCACTTACTAAGTTTCTTAGTATAGTATTGTACTGTCATTTGTTAAAGCTAAGTTTGAGATCTGGTATTATTGTTTGAAGTCTGCAAATTGTGTTAGTAATTGATTGAGTCACCTGTCGCATTGTTGGATGTGTAAAGATTTCTCTTAAGTGTATATGAGAGCATGAATGTACAACACGTATTCTTCATGATGAAGGAACAGTGTTCTCAAAATAAGgttatgttcttttctttttatgcctGATTTTTTCCCTATGTTTTGTATTGTTTCATTTTGATTTGTATGTTATCATCTCTTGGTTTGGTCATATTATCTCACAGCAGCCATTTGTTTTCAAGGTCAAGGCTACAAGCAAATTATGTGTGTTGTAGCCTGTTGGATTTATAGTACCAGAGTATTACAACAGGGCATGTTTTAGTGTGTGTGCCACTGAGGTTTTAATATGGGAAGACTTACTTATTATTTGAGCAATAataccttttctgtgttttttatcTATAGAATTAGTGTTTATTCCCAAGAATACTGTTCTCCTTTTCTATATTCAGTATGTGAAACTGATACTTTATAAACATTTCAATGAACCACTGtttagaattattattttgtgtaccaaattttagttttttaatgtacTACAGGGTTTTTAACTCCACGAATTCAAAATTTTAACAACTATGTACCTAATAAAGTCTAATTCTCTAACCGTTTTCTTTGGAACTCCTTCTGAAGGAAGAACTGTTGTTGATGTCTGTAAGGGAGGAATGCAGGGGGCCACGCAAAGGCTGTGAATTCAGACGAATCCTGCTGTGTCCCTCAGCGCATGCTGGCTCCATTCTCCCTTTGTTCCTACCTCCACACGGCGGCAGGTGGCCAACAGTAGCTCCCAGATTTCATATGTTACTGATCAGCCACCTGAAGACAGCCTTACTCTCAATTCCAGTCCAAAGAAAAAGGGTCAGCTTCGGCCAGGTCTCCATTCTACGGATCAACTCTCCTCAGGCCACGTTAAGTCACGGCTGCTCCAATCAGTGATCATGTGCAAAGGAAAAGCATTTTCTCAACAAATGGCCACAGTGGGTTGGGGTCTGAGGTTAGACAGTCTAGATAAGGTATGACATGGTTTGGGGGTGAGGGCGAAGAAAAATATTGGTGTCTGATACTACACACTGCAGCTAAGTTGTGAAACATTTTCAATCCTCAAGGGCTCATTTGTCCCAGGACTGATTTTTCTTGGGCTCTTTAAGTAGAGGGGTGTATAAATTGGTGCCAGTGTTGTAGGCAGTGTCTTCTTGAACCTGAAACTTTATGACAAGGGGGGCTTTCCAATGGTGAAGTCTCATATGCTATATGATTATATAACTACATTCTAGAAGATTCTGTCTCGGCTATCTACAGCATTGACTGATCTGGGGAAGCATTACTTTTATGCTCTAACATGAGTGTAGTATTTAATTAGTAGGCCTTGTAGAAAAATGAGCTAGTATTTTATTACCAGGAGAAACTAGTGTTAACACTAGTTACATATGTTGTGTGTTTATCTTTGGTAGCTGCTTCTAtgttatctgggcttccctggtggctcagctggtgaagaatctgcctgcaatgccagggatctgagttcgatctctgggttgggaagatccctggagaagggaatggctacccactccagtattctgacctggagaattccatggactgtgtagtccatggggtctcaaagagtcagacatgactgagtgactttcactttctatgtaaTGGCcctttttaactttttcagtTCTCCAACATCTATTTGATTCCTTATAGTAATTGTTATGTTAAAACAACAGGTGAGGTTACTCTTTTACTCTCTGAACCCTGATTGAAACAATTAGATCTTCCATCTCAAGTGATGATGGAGGATGAGTGTTAAAAAGCTGTGGTTGGAATTCCCTGGGCTACTAGTTGAAACAAAATTTCCCTAAGTCCAATCACTCACCCTTCTACTATTCAAcctagataaaaatatttatttggccagTGGTATCTTTTTAAGCAATGCATTTAGAGAAGTGACACTGGTGGAAAAAATAGGAAAGCAGTAATTTTAGTTCTGTTTCTGGTTTCAACATTTTGTTGTGGGTTGAAGGCCACTGAGGGACTAGAGCTGAGCCATCTTGGCACTGCTTCTGAGAGACCATTGTAAGATGCAGGGAAACACAACACCTTTCTTAATAGTGTTAGCGGAATCACTTCTCAAAAGTCCGTATCAAAGtagtaacatttttttaaaaactgttttattcCTGGCGGTGCTGGCTCTGTGTTGCTCTGTGGTCTTTTTCTCCAGTTGAGGTGAGCAggagctcctctctagttgcagtgcacgagcttctcattgcggtggatCGACTTGTggggcacgggctctagggtgcgtgggctttagtagttgtggtacgtgggctcagtagttgg
This is a stretch of genomic DNA from Bos mutus isolate GX-2022 chromosome 6, NWIPB_WYAK_1.1, whole genome shotgun sequence. It encodes these proteins:
- the TIFA gene encoding TRAF-interacting protein with FHA domain-containing protein A, encoding MSSFEDADTEEMVTCLQMTLYHPGHERSGIFRSIKFFNREKLPTSEVVKFGRNSHTCNYIFQDKQVSRVQFSLQVFKKFNSSVVSFEIKNMSKKTSLLVDNKELGYLNKMDLPDKCMIRFGDYQFLVEKEDGESLEFFEIQFSLSKKPLLQENNWLSQEPIPECGSYSSCLTQNNSPMEVGENEW